A window of the Limanda limanda chromosome 8, fLimLim1.1, whole genome shotgun sequence genome harbors these coding sequences:
- the accs gene encoding 1-aminocyclopropane-1-carboxylate synthase-like protein 1, whose translation MDFRGRRHERGSNWTDPEIVELLQLWSDEAVQVELESSLRNQRVFDRIAHVLRDKGIFRTGDQCREKIKKMKLEYRRIKDNHKMRSWRFYDVMDRVLANRPAVTYASMGGAVIAQQVFQGPDAFLQGGPPGFFGPGSSGGFLFGQPPKAGDPLGIKCEDVEEESLLNSGAAPPEMYYGSGDDQETDGQSLLGLEDTLGRGESSTNPGLSPSGFSDVNIAGSAAAAIQLAGRPVSLEQPNPGGSPSPASGRQRKRRRGGKTSWSHGGARCGGQASLDRALVSFLNWQRSAEERLLALEEARLERELQAEERREEREERRAEQERQHELRLFSMLTGALAAVRQAAPTTATPPADPHVFPQAHPSAALITTAAAAVTSSLSQTPSEAPTAQAVFTQEATTLTPPTSVKAGKTSPSIPAVLTGADPPAPSIYLSNRGNRFRQHQGILQEGFFQYALDKYHDTKNPDGVINMGTSENKLCYDLLLKRMTRPDMLHIDPPLLQYSDWRGHTFLRQAVADFLTHYCSAPKPLKAENVVVMNGCGSLFSCVAAVICDPNDAILIATPFYGVITEDLHLYSDVNLFHVPLDCEADGKDSRPFHLTVGKLEEGLRRAEQEGLTIRGVILMNPHNPLADVYTLAEMMAFLEFAKRNELHAIVDEVYMLTVFDESVTFHSVLSADSLPDPQRTHVMWGLSKDFASSGMRVGTLHSENRHLVEALGQLGSFHGISGPTQHQVAQLLQDREWISEEFLPVNRSRLKASHKYVTGELQSLGIPYLDRRAALYVWADLRKFLRDSSFEEELCMWRSFLRNKLVLSCGQAFSCCVPGWFRIVFADQESNLQLGLKRFRAALKEMRESTSPHPQSIKEASEEREASVREESGDSDNAATVNSTPSPRQESADSLKEKDSPVPDVASWAPEELVLLNCQSSKQAEGLDSLIGTLRHQIHSSDWLEKNTPELSAGEDPDVLDVFKALLQRASK comes from the exons ATGGACTTCCGCGGCCGGAGACACGAGCGAGGCAGCAACTGGACGGACCCGGAGAtcgtggagctgctgcagctgtggtcCGACGAGGCGgtgcaggtggagctggagagcTCGCTCCGCAACCAGCGGGTGTTCGACCGCATCGCCCACGTCCTGCGGGACAAGGGCATCTTCCGCACCGGGGACCAGTGCCGGGAGAAGATCAAGAAGATGAAGCTGGAGTACCGGCGGATCAAAGACAACCACAagatgaggagctggaggtTCTACGACGTGATGGACCGGGTGCTGGCGAACCGGCCCGCCGTCACCTACGCCTCCATGGGCGGGGCTGTGATCGCCCAGCAGGTGTTCCAGGGCCCGGACGCCTTCCTGCAGGGGGGCCCGCCCGGGTTCTTTGGCCCTGGCTCCTCAGGTGGGTTTCTGTTCGGTCAGCCCCCGAAAGCAGGGGACCCGCTGGGGATAAAAtgtgaggatgtggaggaggagagcctGCTGAACTCAGGTGCGGCCCCCCCTGAGATGTACTACGGATCTGGAGACGACCAGGAGACCGATGGGCAGTCTCTGCTGGGGCTGGAGGACACCCTGGGGCGAGGAGAGAGCTCAACCAACCCAGGACTGTCACCTTCAG GTTTTAGTGACGTGAACATCGCAGGTTCTGCCGCAGCTGCCATCCAGCTGGCCGGTCGTCCTGTGTCACTGGAGCAGCCCAACCCAGGTGGCTCTCCTTCCCCGGCCTCTGGGAGACAGAGGAAGCGTCGGCGCGGTGGGAAAACGTCCTGGAGCCACGGAGGCGCTCGCTGTGGCGGTCAGGCCAGCCTGGACAGAGCCCTGGTCAGCTTCCTGAACTGGCAGAGGTCGGCAGAGGAGCGTCTCCTGGCCCTGGAGGAGGCGCGGCTGGAGAGGGAGCTGCAGGCCGAGGAGCGCcgggaggagcgggaggagagACGGGCGGAACAGGAGCGCCAGCACGAGCTCCGCCTCTTCAGCATGCTCACGGGCGCGCTGGCTGCCGTCAGACAGGCTGCTCCGACCACTGCGACGCCGCCGGCCGACCCTCACGTCTTCCCCCAGGCTCATCCATCAGCCGCACTGATAACCACGGCTGCTGCCGCCGTCACCTCATCTTTATCTCAGACGCCTTCAGAGGCTCCCACGGCTCAGGCTGTTTTTACGCAGGAGGCTACAACCTTAACACCACCTACATCTGTCAAGGCCGGCAAAACGTCTCCGAGTATCCCAGCAGTACTGACGGGTGCAGACCCCCCCGCCCCGAGCATTTACCTGTCCAATCGTGGTAATCGCTTCCGACAGCATCAGGGCATTCTCCAGGAAGGGTTTTTCCAATATGCACTTGACAAATACCACGACACAAAAAACCCTGAT GGTGTCATCAACATGGGAACCAGTGAGAACAAACTATGCTACGATCTCCTCCTAAAGCGG ATGACCAGGCCTGACATGCTGCATATTGACCCGCCCCTGTTGCAATACTCCGACTGGAGGGGACACACATT CCTGAGACAGGCGGTGGCCGACTTCCTGACTCACTACTGCTCCGCTCCGAAGCCGCTAAAAGCCGAAAAT gtTGTGGTGATGAATGGTTGCGGTTCCCTTTTCTCGTGCGTTGCCGCGGTAATTTGTGACCCTAACG ATGCAATTCTTATTGCCACTCCTTTCTACGGCGTCATCACGGAGGATCTGCATTTGTACAGTGACGTTAATCTCTTCCATGTTCCTCTTGACTGTGAG GCTGATGGCAAAGACAGTCGTCCCTTCCACCTCACCGTTGGGAAACTAGAAGAAGGTCTGAGAAGAGCTGAGCAAGAG GGGTTGACGATCCGAGGTGTTATACTAATGAACCCCCATAATCCTCTGGCTGATGTTTACACGCTGGCGGAGATGATGGCTTTCTTGGAGTTTGCCAAAAG AAACGAACTCCACGCCATTGTGGACGAAGTGTACATGCTGACGGTCTTTGATGAATCTGTCACCTTCCACAGTGTCCTCAGTGCAGACAG TTTGCCGGATCCACAGAGGACGCACGTAATGTGGGGGTTGAGCAAG GACTTTGCATCGTCAGGAATGAGAGTAGGAACTCTGCATTCAGAGAACAGACACCTAGTGGAAGCTCTGGGCCAGCTGGGCTCATTCCACGGGATCTCTGGACCCACGCAGCACCAGGTAGCACAGCTGCTTCAGGACAGAG AGTGGATCAGTGAGGAATTCTTGCCAGTGAACAGAAGCCGACTGAAAGCTTCTCACAAGTACGTGACAGGAGAGCTGCAGAGTCTGGGAATCCCCTACCTGGACCGGCGTGCTGCACTGTATGTCTGGGCCGACCTCAGGAAG TTCCTCAGAGATTCATCGTTTGAGGAGGAGTTGTGTATGTGGAGGAGTTTCCTCCGAAACAAGCTGGTGCTGAGCTGTGGTCAGGCCTTCTCCTGCTGCGTGCCCGGCTGGTTCCGCATCGTCTTTGCAGACCAAGAGAGCAACCTTCAACTCG GCCTGAAGCGATTCAGGGCGGCTTTGAAAGAAATGAGGGAAAGTACCAGCCCCCATCCACAGTCCATCAAAGAAGccagtgaggagagagaggcgtCAGTGAGGGAGGAGAGTGGCGACTCGGACAACGCCGCGACTGTTAATTCAACACCATCTCCCCGGCAGGAGTCAGCCGACTCACTGAAGGAGAAGGATAGCCCTGTTCCCGACGTAGCCTCGTGGGCCCCCGAGGAGCTCGTGTTGCTGAACTGCCAATCATCGAAGCAAGCGGAGGGTCTGGACTCTCTGATTGGTACACTCAGGCATCAAATCCACTCCTCCGATTGGCTGGAGAAGAACACTCCAGAGCTGTCTGCCGGAGAGGACCCGGATGTTCTAGATGTTTTCAAGGCCCTGCTGCAAAGGGCCAGCAAGTAG